From the Polynucleobacter sp. MWH-UH35A genome, one window contains:
- the earP gene encoding elongation factor P maturation arginine rhamnosyltransferase EarP translates to MRWDIFCQIVDNYGDAGVCWRLARSLSSIHGQEVRIFCDDLPTLNLLASGVDLSIKDRIDIQPWEASYSNARHPVQTPDVVIEAFGCELPERYLTGLFVAPIKPLIINLEYLSAEPWVIDFHGKPSPQSHGIPKYFFFPGFQEEVGGLLLDPIPAEGHLVEKSTPNDLKAIWSQLRPGAKRISVFCYPGAPLKKWLMDLGQLGEDIDVLLAYGHAEQLNLYGEQPIQLPANVQLLSLPFVSQDEYDWVLSQCDFNIVRGEDSFIRAQLAGKPFIWHIYPQEDRAHEVKLAAFLDLYLEEASQELRLATIAAMTWAMPSEWFGDLGNWNAHAKDWRAHLLEKQADGGLPARLMHFVA, encoded by the coding sequence ATGCGTTGGGATATTTTCTGCCAAATCGTCGATAACTATGGTGATGCCGGTGTTTGCTGGCGTCTAGCCCGAAGCTTATCAAGCATTCATGGGCAAGAGGTCCGTATTTTTTGCGATGACCTGCCAACCCTTAATTTACTCGCTTCAGGTGTTGACCTCTCAATTAAAGACAGAATCGATATCCAGCCATGGGAAGCAAGTTATAGCAATGCTCGCCATCCCGTTCAAACGCCTGATGTAGTCATTGAGGCTTTTGGTTGTGAACTACCGGAACGCTACTTAACCGGTCTTTTTGTTGCCCCCATCAAGCCACTCATTATTAATCTGGAGTACTTAAGTGCAGAACCTTGGGTGATTGATTTCCACGGCAAACCATCACCTCAATCCCATGGCATTCCGAAGTATTTTTTCTTTCCCGGCTTTCAAGAAGAGGTCGGAGGACTATTGCTTGACCCGATACCAGCGGAAGGGCATCTCGTTGAAAAAAGTACCCCCAATGATCTGAAAGCCATCTGGTCTCAGCTACGTCCAGGAGCCAAACGGATCAGTGTTTTTTGCTACCCAGGAGCGCCACTTAAAAAATGGCTAATGGATTTAGGGCAGCTCGGTGAAGATATAGATGTCCTCCTGGCATACGGCCATGCCGAACAATTAAACCTCTATGGTGAGCAACCAATCCAATTGCCGGCAAACGTTCAATTGCTTTCGCTGCCTTTTGTATCTCAGGATGAATATGACTGGGTGTTGTCGCAATGCGACTTTAATATCGTCCGCGGTGAGGATTCTTTTATACGAGCCCAACTTGCTGGCAAGCCATTTATCTGGCACATCTACCCACAAGAAGATCGCGCTCATGAAGTCAAATTAGCGGCTTTTTTGGATCTCTATTTGGAGGAGGCCAGCCAAGAGTTAAGGTTGGCTACGATTGCCGCCATGACCTGGGCAATGCCCAGCGAATGGTTTGGCGACTTGGGTAACTGGAATGCGCATGCCAAGGACTGGCGCGCCCATTTACTTGAAAAACAAGCGGATGGCGGTCTTCCAGCACGTTTAATGCACTTTGTCGCTTAA
- the uvrC gene encoding excinuclease ABC subunit UvrC, with protein sequence MSNSLFETLQQDVKRLPGLPGVYRFFDEAGRILYVGKARNLKKRVSSYFQRTQLSPRIELMVGKIARYETTVTRTETEALILENNLIKELAPPFNILFRDDKSYPYVMLTGHQFPRLSSYRGKVDKRNQYFGPFPNSWAVRNSVQILQKVFRLRTCEDSVFKNRSRPCLLHQIHRCSAPCVGRLSAEQYGQDVAQATRFLEGDHSQVLSELEKEMHKHSEAMEFEMAAVLRDRIADLSSVLQQQSMDVVAEGEGDVDIIAVAQMEGMVCVNLAMVRGGRHLGDRAYFPKGLRTTSGELPSPAEILEAFIAQHYLEEHLEDATTNLIPPVLILNHALQSRGDDLSELNEAPPEDLHELLNAQAGRKITFLHQPQGQRRHWLAMAEGNAKIALTKRLVETGGQLARARALADILSLELESLEQLRIECFDISHTSGEATQASCVVYSKNAMQSSEYRRFNINDITPGDDYAAMRQVLQRRYANFQELPVEKIPQVILIDGGKGQVEMARQVLSEFGMDVGLIVGVAKGEGRKVGLETLIFADGREPLELGIDSAALLLVAQIRDEAHRFAITGMRAKRAKARTISRLEEIEGIGAKRRQKLLARFGGLKGVANASIEEIASVEGVSLTLAEQIYRQLH encoded by the coding sequence ATGAGTAATTCGCTTTTCGAAACCCTTCAGCAGGATGTTAAACGGCTACCCGGATTGCCGGGGGTATATCGCTTTTTTGACGAAGCAGGACGTATTCTGTATGTAGGCAAAGCTCGCAACCTTAAAAAGCGTGTCTCAAGTTATTTTCAGCGCACCCAGTTATCACCGCGTATCGAGCTGATGGTGGGCAAAATTGCCCGCTATGAGACAACGGTAACACGGACTGAAACCGAAGCCCTCATTCTAGAGAACAATCTTATTAAAGAGTTGGCTCCGCCATTTAATATTTTATTTCGAGACGATAAATCTTATCCCTATGTGATGTTGACAGGGCATCAGTTCCCACGGCTATCCTCATATCGTGGAAAAGTAGATAAGCGTAATCAGTACTTTGGCCCATTTCCGAATAGTTGGGCAGTGCGGAATAGTGTTCAGATTCTTCAAAAAGTATTTCGTCTGAGAACTTGTGAAGACTCTGTATTTAAGAATCGTAGTCGCCCTTGTCTTTTACATCAAATTCATCGGTGTAGCGCTCCCTGTGTGGGCCGTCTCAGTGCGGAGCAATATGGACAGGACGTTGCTCAAGCGACGCGATTTTTAGAAGGCGATCATAGTCAAGTTTTATCCGAGCTTGAAAAAGAAATGCACAAGCACAGCGAAGCCATGGAGTTTGAGATGGCAGCAGTATTGCGCGATCGCATCGCTGATCTATCTAGTGTCTTACAGCAGCAATCTATGGATGTTGTGGCTGAAGGCGAGGGCGATGTCGACATCATCGCTGTTGCTCAAATGGAAGGTATGGTTTGCGTCAATCTGGCGATGGTGCGAGGGGGTCGTCATCTTGGGGATCGAGCCTATTTTCCTAAGGGGTTGAGAACGACATCCGGCGAATTGCCATCTCCCGCGGAGATATTAGAGGCATTTATTGCGCAGCATTATTTAGAAGAACATCTAGAGGATGCAACAACCAATTTAATCCCTCCGGTATTGATATTGAATCATGCATTGCAGTCCAGAGGCGATGATCTCAGTGAGCTTAATGAAGCTCCGCCAGAAGATTTGCATGAGTTACTAAATGCACAAGCTGGTAGAAAAATTACCTTCCTGCATCAGCCTCAGGGGCAAAGGCGTCATTGGCTGGCGATGGCTGAGGGTAATGCCAAGATTGCCTTAACGAAACGCTTAGTAGAGACTGGCGGACAGTTGGCAAGAGCGCGTGCCCTGGCGGATATCCTCAGCCTCGAATTGGAAAGTCTTGAACAGTTACGCATTGAATGTTTTGATATTAGCCATACCTCTGGTGAAGCAACTCAAGCATCGTGTGTGGTGTATTCCAAGAACGCAATGCAATCAAGCGAGTATCGACGCTTTAATATTAATGACATCACGCCGGGAGATGATTACGCAGCAATGCGCCAAGTATTGCAAAGACGTTATGCCAACTTTCAAGAGTTGCCAGTAGAAAAAATTCCGCAAGTGATTTTGATTGATGGCGGTAAAGGACAAGTAGAGATGGCGCGTCAGGTGTTATCTGAATTTGGCATGGATGTAGGTTTGATTGTTGGTGTTGCCAAAGGCGAGGGTCGCAAGGTCGGATTGGAGACGCTGATTTTTGCTGATGGACGTGAACCTTTGGAGTTGGGTATCGATAGCGCCGCATTGCTATTGGTGGCGCAGATTCGAGATGAGGCGCACCGCTTTGCCATTACTGGGATGCGAGCCAAGCGCGCTAAAGCGAGAACAATTTCTCGTTTAGAAGAGATCGAGGGTATTGGTGCAAAGCGCAGACAAAAGCTGCTGGCGCGTTTTGGTGGTCTTAAAGGCGTTGCAAACGCCAGTATTGAGGAAATTGCTAGTGTAGAAGGCGTCTCTTTAACGCTGGCCGAGCAGATATATCGTCAGCTTCATTAG
- the pgsA gene encoding CDP-diacylglycerol--glycerol-3-phosphate 3-phosphatidyltransferase, protein MPFNLPIALTWLRVAAIPLLAVVFYLPNSWLTPFEKNLIAAIIFISAAITDWLDGFLARRLKQESAFGQFLDPVADKLIVAAALLVLLNMDRVQVWVALIIIGREITISALREWMALLGAGKSVAVHMVGKLKTTAQLVAIPFLLLNDTVFGWLNCAQLGTWLIWIASFLTLWSMFYYMKKALPQLAGKID, encoded by the coding sequence ATGCCCTTTAATTTACCCATTGCCTTAACCTGGCTGCGTGTTGCAGCCATCCCGCTATTGGCGGTGGTTTTTTATCTTCCCAATTCTTGGCTCACGCCTTTTGAGAAGAATTTAATTGCAGCAATCATTTTTATCTCTGCTGCGATTACCGATTGGTTAGATGGTTTTCTAGCGCGTCGTCTAAAACAAGAATCTGCATTTGGTCAATTCTTAGATCCCGTTGCTGACAAACTCATTGTTGCTGCAGCCTTATTGGTGCTGCTGAATATGGATCGTGTGCAGGTTTGGGTAGCGCTCATCATCATCGGTCGCGAAATTACCATCTCCGCACTACGTGAATGGATGGCTTTACTGGGTGCTGGAAAAAGTGTGGCAGTACATATGGTCGGCAAACTCAAAACCACAGCCCAGTTGGTGGCCATCCCATTTTTATTGCTCAACGACACTGTATTTGGCTGGTTAAATTGCGCACAGCTAGGTACCTGGTTAATTTGGATCGCCTCATTTTTAACGCTTTGGTCCATGTTCTATTACATGAAAAAGGCTTTACCGCAGCTTGCTGGAAAAATCGACTAA